The following are from one region of the Nitrospiria bacterium genome:
- the hisS gene encoding histidine--tRNA ligase — translation MKFQSIRGVKDILPGEIEAVQRLEQAARSVFESYGFSEIRIPIFEVTELFARGIGATTDIVEKEMYTFEDRDGKKITLRPEGTASVVRAYIEHQLNLRAPVAKLYYLGPMFRHERPQAGRFRQFYQIGVEALGTDRPAMDVEVLAMLTIVLQNVGVTEVQLEINSLGDAACRPHYRKTLKAYFKTRLAELCEDCRRRYETNPMRILDCKKEGCRAVAAKAPSPLDHLCPECLAHFQQVKDGLNRIKIPFVVNERLVRGLDYYTRTAFEVTTTRLGAQNAVAAGGRYDGLVEELGGPPTPGIGFAMGVERIASLMARIETPKPDVFFALLGEEAVRQMLPVIIRLRGHGRRVEMDYSGGGLKKQMGLSDKLGARYTLIVGENELKSGKAVLRDMTTKAQEEILLTGLPELLINVIRS, via the coding sequence ATGAAATTCCAGTCCATCCGGGGCGTTAAAGACATCCTGCCCGGCGAGATCGAGGCGGTCCAGCGGCTCGAGCAGGCCGCGCGGTCGGTCTTCGAATCGTACGGCTTCTCCGAGATCCGCATCCCGATTTTCGAGGTCACGGAGCTGTTCGCGCGGGGCATCGGGGCCACGACCGATATCGTTGAGAAGGAGATGTACACCTTCGAGGACCGGGACGGGAAAAAGATCACGCTCCGGCCGGAGGGAACCGCGTCGGTCGTACGGGCCTACATCGAACATCAATTAAACCTGAGGGCGCCGGTCGCCAAACTCTATTATCTCGGCCCGATGTTCCGCCACGAGCGGCCCCAGGCCGGCCGCTTCCGCCAGTTCTACCAAATCGGCGTCGAGGCCCTCGGCACGGACCGTCCCGCGATGGATGTGGAGGTGCTTGCGATGTTGACGATCGTGCTCCAGAACGTCGGCGTGACGGAGGTTCAGCTCGAGATCAACAGCCTGGGCGACGCGGCCTGTCGTCCCCACTACCGGAAGACGCTGAAGGCCTATTTCAAGACCCGCCTCGCGGAACTCTGCGAGGACTGCCGGCGGCGCTATGAAACGAATCCGATGCGGATTTTAGACTGCAAGAAGGAGGGCTGCAGGGCCGTCGCGGCCAAGGCCCCGTCGCCGCTGGACCATCTCTGCCCGGAATGCCTGGCTCATTTCCAGCAGGTCAAGGACGGACTGAACCGGATCAAGATCCCCTTTGTCGTGAACGAGCGTCTCGTCCGCGGACTGGACTACTACACGCGGACCGCGTTCGAGGTCACCACGACGAGGCTCGGCGCCCAGAACGCGGTCGCGGCCGGCGGCCGCTACGACGGCCTCGTGGAAGAGCTCGGAGGCCCGCCCACGCCCGGCATCGGCTTCGCGATGGGGGTGGAGCGGATCGCCTCGCTCATGGCGCGGATCGAGACACCGAAGCCCGACGTCTTCTTTGCGCTGCTGGGAGAGGAAGCCGTCCGTCAGATGCTGCCCGTGATCATCCGGCTTCGGGGCCACGGCCGGCGGGTTGAAATGGACTACTCCGGCGGGGGATTGAAAAAGCAGATGGGTCTTTCGGACAAGCTGGGCGCGCGGTACACGCTGATCGTGGGTGAAAACGAGCTGAAGTCCGGGAAGGCCGTTCTGCGGGACATGACCACCAAGGCGCAGGAAGAAATCCTTCTAACCGGGTTGCCCGAACTCCTGATCAACGTCATCCGGTCGTAA
- a CDS encoding molybdopterin-binding protein gives MIKNRIDRRRFFARSAQAVGLMLLAGCDKLSQSEWFPKILGRAEGLTRSVQRLVTPRKAMAPEYAEADLSPVFPTNGNIDPENPDYQAQVRNGFADWKLTVSGLVEHPAEFSLEELRRLPSRTQITRHDCVEGWSAIAKWKGAPLAEILNRVRPLPSARYVVFYCADPDDSGANYYESIDFDDAYHPQTLLAYEINDQILPVAHGAPIRLRLERQLGYKMAKYVVRIELVESFESIGGGHGGYWEDQGYEWYAGI, from the coding sequence ATGATCAAAAACCGAATTGACCGGCGGCGCTTCTTCGCCCGGTCCGCCCAGGCGGTCGGCCTGATGCTCCTGGCCGGCTGCGACAAGCTTTCGCAGTCCGAGTGGTTCCCGAAAATCCTCGGCCGCGCCGAAGGCCTGACCCGGAGCGTCCAGCGTCTCGTCACGCCGCGGAAGGCGATGGCGCCGGAATACGCCGAGGCCGATCTCTCGCCCGTTTTCCCGACCAACGGAAACATCGACCCGGAGAATCCGGACTATCAGGCCCAGGTCCGGAACGGCTTTGCCGACTGGAAATTGACCGTGTCGGGGCTTGTCGAGCATCCGGCCGAGTTCTCGCTGGAAGAACTACGTCGGCTTCCGTCCCGCACGCAGATCACGCGCCACGATTGCGTCGAGGGCTGGAGCGCCATCGCGAAATGGAAGGGCGCGCCGCTGGCCGAGATTTTGAACCGGGTCCGTCCGCTTCCCTCGGCGCGCTACGTCGTCTTCTATTGCGCCGACCCGGACGATTCGGGCGCCAACTATTATGAGAGCATCGATTTCGACGACGCCTACCACCCGCAAACGCTCCTGGCCTACGAAATCAACGATCAAATTCTCCCGGTCGCCCACGGCGCCCCGATCCGCCTTCGGCTCGAGCGGCAGCTCGGCTATAAAATGGCCAAGTACGTCGTGCGGATCGAGCTGGTGGAAAGTTTTGAGTCGATCGGCGGCGGCCACGGAGGGTATTGGGAGGATCAGG
- a CDS encoding tetratricopeptide repeat protein has translation MKKETREQPPKTTRTASPLRIELLGPLVIHRNGNPLPSKAWDRQKTRSLLKLLLTAPGRIFSPDEIIDLLWPALKAEEAAKSLRSAVSKLRKALEPDLRQGRLSRYILTERSGYAFMPSPDALLDTEEVQAALRQGREKQKGEQWEEALARYRTALSRFRGEFLSDEPETLWLLPHREQWRQVRRTLLLAQMDCHLALAQYSYALEAGQAALVIDRCDEEAYRKLMLLHYLSGHLNEVEVLFKQCGDALREELSVDPSEETVRLHDQIRRRRVPGIDKTVRTAVEIPRTGRVLHSLGRLRLIGRENEIGLIATHLEDAVEKKGSVVALGGEPGVGKTRLAEEVLVYARSRNFLTASGRCYAPALRRPYEPIVEIFREILNGPRRPSLLSLSPFHLACAAQVVPEIPVPSNLPVLPPLPGEQVKQRLFEALTQLLIGLSNDAPLALFLDDIHWADDETLAILHHLVRRISQDRILVMLTYRTDEASAHPVVSQLLAAIQRIASRILPLSHLPRKSILDLFRMMSAKGESAAHIDRLALRLYEETHGNPLFVMEVLQILIEKDLLKVNRRGRWTVGSRENADQTSWEIPGGIRRVILSRVERVGPEDRKSLETLSTLGRDFSRDLINRLLGPDGIDGADTLDRLLRAGFLQEDPGLRGVYRFAHENIRQTVYDALGPGRKKALHRRAAEALESFPGPEASAPELAHHFLLAEARPEAFRYLKEAAEAARRTFAYGAALSFLDQAESILSLHGASFLSPDERVRRRLQLFKLKDHLLAETGQTKKREKVVAETIRLARKSGDPVELAEAHLSLSGLHSSNRDWDRAIELAKQALALYEAQGRKDGAAKTFRELGYIHWESGRLEKALEMNQKALRLHEVTGNVKGAAGDLHNIGQIYASLGDYAKGLEYYRKARWEFRRIGERNEEGRTLNILSRIARLTGNQAEALSTTLEALALHREENDRYGEIHYLLEAASLYLGLENFEQARESYETALRLSREMGGNTGKEGNALRGLGILYERRGDAGRAEACFSEGAALLLEAGDVMVWADVCQRLGDLMVQAFQKGEKALHYYNSAMNYYRKEGSSEALRPLLSRMGHACWVGGKPGAAIPFYVEALELARAQRDRAAEGAALAALSVVYRQAGDLNKSLDCALDACDSARSLRDRLAEGFVLSSLCDTYLAMGRRPEAEEAALAALDLRSGSGDRAHLAWAHHRLGKVLKENGKGRESRVHLDKALALAQELGDQELLRITLRQKE, from the coding sequence ATGAAAAAGGAAACCCGAGAACAGCCTCCAAAGACGACCCGGACCGCTTCCCCGTTGCGCATCGAACTGCTCGGTCCGCTCGTCATCCACCGGAATGGAAATCCTCTTCCTTCAAAGGCCTGGGACCGCCAGAAAACCCGATCGCTTCTGAAGCTTCTCCTCACCGCGCCGGGCCGAATTTTTTCGCCGGATGAAATCATCGATCTACTCTGGCCGGCCCTCAAAGCGGAAGAGGCCGCCAAAAGCCTCCGTTCGGCCGTCAGCAAACTCCGGAAGGCCTTGGAACCCGACCTCCGTCAAGGCCGTCTCTCCCGGTATATTCTAACGGAACGAAGCGGATATGCCTTTATGCCCTCGCCCGACGCTCTCCTTGACACCGAGGAGGTTCAGGCGGCCCTTCGTCAGGGCCGTGAGAAACAGAAAGGGGAGCAATGGGAGGAAGCGCTGGCCCGTTATCGCACGGCCCTTTCCCGATTCCGGGGCGAGTTTTTGTCGGATGAGCCGGAGACCCTCTGGCTTTTACCCCATCGCGAGCAGTGGCGACAGGTCCGGCGAACCCTTCTGCTGGCCCAAATGGACTGCCATCTCGCGCTCGCCCAATATTCTTACGCGCTGGAAGCCGGTCAGGCCGCCTTGGTGATCGATCGCTGCGATGAAGAAGCCTACCGAAAGCTGATGTTGCTCCATTATTTGAGCGGCCACTTGAACGAGGTCGAGGTGCTTTTTAAGCAGTGCGGGGACGCCTTGCGGGAAGAACTGAGTGTGGATCCTTCGGAGGAGACGGTCCGACTGCATGATCAGATCCGACGGAGGCGGGTTCCCGGCATCGATAAAACCGTCCGTACCGCGGTCGAGATTCCGCGGACCGGACGGGTTCTGCATTCCCTGGGACGGCTTCGATTGATCGGGCGTGAAAATGAGATCGGCCTGATCGCGACGCACCTGGAGGACGCCGTCGAAAAAAAGGGGAGCGTCGTCGCCTTGGGCGGGGAGCCCGGCGTCGGCAAGACCCGCCTGGCCGAAGAGGTTTTGGTGTATGCCCGCAGCCGGAACTTTCTGACGGCGTCGGGCCGCTGCTACGCGCCCGCGCTGCGCCGGCCGTACGAGCCGATCGTCGAAATCTTCCGGGAGATCCTGAACGGGCCCCGGCGCCCCTCCCTGCTTTCGCTTTCTCCATTCCATCTGGCCTGCGCCGCACAGGTCGTTCCGGAGATTCCGGTTCCATCGAATTTGCCGGTTCTTCCGCCGCTTCCGGGCGAGCAGGTCAAGCAGCGTCTGTTCGAGGCGCTGACCCAGTTGCTGATCGGGCTCTCGAACGACGCCCCCCTCGCGCTTTTCCTGGACGATATTCATTGGGCCGACGACGAGACGCTCGCGATCCTGCATCATCTGGTCCGCCGGATTTCCCAAGACCGGATTCTGGTGATGCTCACCTATCGAACCGACGAGGCCTCCGCCCATCCGGTCGTCTCCCAGCTCCTCGCGGCGATTCAGCGCATCGCCTCGCGGATCCTCCCGCTTTCGCATCTTCCGCGCAAATCGATCCTCGATCTGTTTCGGATGATGAGCGCCAAAGGCGAGTCGGCCGCTCATATCGACCGGCTGGCCCTTCGCCTTTATGAAGAGACGCATGGAAATCCGCTCTTTGTCATGGAAGTGCTCCAGATCTTGATCGAAAAGGATCTGCTGAAAGTGAACCGTCGCGGAAGATGGACTGTCGGATCGCGGGAGAACGCGGACCAAACGTCCTGGGAGATTCCGGGAGGCATCCGGCGCGTCATCCTTTCCCGTGTGGAACGCGTCGGCCCGGAGGACCGGAAGAGCCTCGAAACGCTTTCGACGCTCGGCCGCGACTTCAGCCGCGATCTGATAAACCGCCTGCTCGGACCCGACGGGATCGACGGCGCGGACACGCTCGACCGCCTTCTCCGGGCCGGCTTCCTTCAGGAAGATCCCGGCCTCCGCGGCGTCTACCGCTTCGCGCACGAAAACATCCGGCAGACGGTCTACGACGCGCTTGGTCCGGGCCGGAAAAAGGCGCTCCACCGGCGGGCGGCCGAGGCGCTCGAGTCGTTTCCCGGTCCCGAGGCCTCCGCCCCGGAACTGGCCCATCACTTTCTCCTGGCCGAGGCCCGGCCCGAGGCGTTCCGCTATCTCAAGGAAGCGGCCGAGGCGGCGCGACGAACGTTTGCTTACGGCGCGGCCCTTTCCTTCCTCGACCAGGCCGAGTCGATCCTGTCTCTCCACGGCGCGAGCTTTCTGTCCCCCGATGAAAGGGTCCGCCGGCGGCTCCAGCTCTTTAAACTGAAGGACCATCTTCTCGCCGAGACCGGCCAGACCAAGAAGCGGGAAAAGGTCGTGGCCGAGACGATCCGCCTCGCCCGAAAATCGGGCGATCCGGTCGAGCTGGCCGAGGCCCATCTCTCCCTTTCGGGGCTTCACAGCTCGAACCGGGACTGGGACCGCGCGATCGAGCTGGCGAAGCAGGCGCTTGCCCTTTACGAGGCGCAGGGCCGAAAAGACGGCGCGGCCAAGACCTTTCGGGAGCTCGGCTACATCCACTGGGAATCGGGGCGGCTGGAGAAGGCGCTCGAGATGAACCAGAAGGCCCTCCGCCTGCACGAGGTGACCGGAAACGTAAAAGGCGCGGCGGGAGATCTTCACAACATCGGTCAGATCTATGCCAGCCTGGGGGATTACGCGAAGGGACTGGAATACTACCGGAAGGCGCGTTGGGAATTCCGAAGGATCGGCGAGCGGAACGAGGAGGGCCGGACGCTGAACATTCTCTCGCGGATCGCCCGGCTGACCGGGAATCAGGCCGAGGCCCTGTCCACCACGCTGGAGGCGCTGGCGCTTCATCGCGAGGAGAACGACCGCTACGGGGAGATACATTATCTGCTGGAGGCGGCCTCGCTCTATCTGGGCCTGGAAAATTTCGAGCAGGCGCGGGAGTCCTACGAGACGGCGCTCCGGCTTTCCAGGGAAATGGGCGGAAACACCGGGAAGGAGGGGAATGCGCTGCGGGGGCTGGGCATCCTTTACGAGCGGCGCGGCGACGCCGGACGGGCCGAGGCCTGTTTTTCCGAGGGTGCCGCGCTTCTGCTCGAGGCTGGCGACGTCATGGTGTGGGCCGACGTCTGCCAGCGTCTGGGGGATTTGATGGTGCAAGCGTTTCAAAAAGGTGAAAAGGCGCTGCATTATTACAACAGCGCAATGAACTATTACCGAAAGGAGGGTTCCTCCGAAGCCCTCCGTCCGCTTTTGAGCCGGATGGGACATGCCTGTTGGGTCGGCGGGAAACCGGGCGCGGCGATTCCTTTTTATGTCGAGGCGCTGGAGCTTGCACGGGCGCAACGGGACCGCGCCGCGGAGGGGGCGGCGCTGGCCGCGTTGAGCGTCGTCTACCGGCAGGCTGGCGACCTGAATAAGTCTCTGGATTGCGCGCTCGATGCCTGCGACTCGGCCCGGTCGCTCCGGGACCGTCTGGCCGAGGGCTTCGTTCTCTCGAGTCTGTGCGACACCTATCTCGCCATGGGACGGCGTCCGGAGGCGGAGGAAGCGGCGCTCGCCGCGCTGGACCTCCGTTCCGGTTCCGGGGATCGGGCGCATCTTGCATGGGCGCACCATCGCTTGGGAAAGGTCCTCAAAGAAAACGGAAAGGGGCGCGAAAGCCGGGTCCATCTTGACAAAGCGCTCGCGTTGGCTCAAGAATTGGGCGACCAAGAGCTTCTGAGGATCACACTACGACAAAAGGAGTAA
- a CDS encoding PilT/PilU family type 4a pilus ATPase, whose amino-acid sequence MSVTINELLKISIDRKASDLHLKVGNYPIIRVDGHLIPVEEQPKLSQEDAIQVAFSIMSNPQKEKFKQRSEIDLAYSAPGMGRFRVNVFQQRGTIGLVFRVVPTKILTVEELNLPPVLEKLAMEQRGLVLVTGTTGSGKTTALASLIDFINRNRMDNVITIEDPIEYLHRDRKSIVSQREVGADTESFSGALRSALRQDPDVILVGEMRDFETISTALVAAETGHLVMSTLHTLDASETINRIISVFPPYQQKQVRMQLAAVLKGVVSMRLVPRSDGAGRVPAVEVMIATQTIRECIIDQDKTRKIPDVIAAGQSQYGMQTFDQSLFGLFQKNLITYEEALRWCTNPEDFTLKVKGIQSTSDAWDGQPEQTVGKEAEPKFKIDRFGK is encoded by the coding sequence ATGTCCGTCACCATTAACGAACTGCTTAAGATTTCGATCGACCGAAAGGCCTCCGATCTTCATTTGAAGGTCGGAAACTATCCGATCATCCGCGTGGACGGTCACCTGATTCCGGTTGAAGAGCAGCCCAAGCTGAGTCAGGAGGACGCGATCCAGGTGGCCTTCTCGATCATGAGCAACCCCCAGAAGGAGAAGTTCAAGCAGCGCAGCGAAATCGACCTGGCCTACAGCGCCCCTGGAATGGGCCGTTTCCGGGTGAACGTCTTCCAGCAACGGGGAACGATCGGCCTGGTCTTCCGGGTCGTCCCGACCAAAATCCTGACGGTCGAGGAGTTGAATCTGCCGCCGGTTCTTGAGAAACTGGCGATGGAACAACGGGGGCTGGTCCTGGTTACGGGAACGACCGGCAGCGGAAAGACGACCGCCCTGGCCTCCCTGATCGATTTCATCAACCGGAACCGGATGGACAACGTGATCACGATCGAGGACCCGATCGAGTATCTTCACCGCGACCGGAAAAGCATCGTCAGCCAACGGGAAGTGGGCGCGGACACGGAGTCGTTCAGCGGGGCGCTGCGGTCGGCTCTTCGTCAGGACCCGGACGTCATCCTGGTCGGCGAGATGCGCGATTTCGAGACGATCTCGACCGCGCTGGTCGCCGCCGAAACGGGGCACCTGGTGATGAGCACGCTCCATACGCTGGACGCGAGCGAGACGATCAACCGGATCATCTCGGTTTTCCCCCCCTATCAGCAGAAGCAGGTGCGCATGCAGCTCGCCGCCGTCCTGAAGGGCGTGGTGTCCATGCGGCTGGTGCCCCGGTCGGACGGGGCCGGGCGCGTGCCGGCGGTGGAGGTGATGATCGCCACGCAGACCATCCGGGAATGCATCATCGATCAGGACAAAACCCGCAAGATCCCGGATGTGATTGCGGCCGGACAGTCTCAGTACGGAATGCAAACGTTCGACCAGTCGCTATTCGGTTTGTTTCAGAAGAACCTGATTACCTACGAAGAGGCGCTCCGGTGGTGCACCAATCCGGAGGACTTCACGCTCAAGGTCAAGGGCATCCAGTCCACCTCGGATGCCTGGGATGGACAGCCCGAACAGACCGTGGGCAAGGAAGCGGAACCCAAATTCAAGATCGACCGCTTCGGAAAATAG
- the recA gene encoding recombinase RecA, whose translation MADKESRGKALDLAVAQIEKQFGKGAIMKLGSEEVLSDIPAISTGSLGLDIALGVGGFPRGRVVEIFGPEASGKTTLTLHAIAEAQKAGGATAFIDAEHALDVTYARKLGVKTDDLLIAQPDTGEQALEIAETLVRSGALDLIVIDSVAALVPRAELEGEMGDAHMGLQARLMSQALRKLTATISKSQTTVIFINQIRMKIGVMFGNPETTTGGNALKFYASVRLDIRRIEAIKEGQEVTGSRARVKVVKNKVAPPFKQAEFDIMFNEGISKVGEILDLGAEKGVVEKSGAWYTYKGERIGQGREQARTFLKGNPAMAKEIEERIREAALALRKPAATGKTAAPVKTAHPARGQQPIA comes from the coding sequence ATGGCGGACAAAGAGAGTCGGGGCAAAGCGCTCGATCTGGCGGTGGCTCAGATCGAAAAGCAGTTCGGAAAAGGGGCCATTATGAAACTGGGCTCGGAGGAAGTCCTGTCGGATATCCCGGCGATCTCGACCGGTTCTCTGGGCCTGGACATCGCCCTGGGCGTGGGCGGTTTTCCCCGCGGTCGGGTGGTCGAGATCTTCGGTCCCGAGGCCTCCGGCAAGACGACGCTGACGCTGCACGCGATCGCGGAGGCCCAGAAGGCGGGAGGCGCGACGGCGTTCATCGACGCCGAGCATGCCCTCGACGTGACCTATGCGCGGAAGCTGGGCGTGAAGACGGACGATCTGCTGATCGCCCAGCCGGACACGGGCGAGCAGGCCCTGGAAATCGCCGAGACGCTGGTCCGCAGCGGGGCGCTGGACCTGATCGTGATCGATTCGGTCGCGGCGCTGGTTCCGCGCGCCGAACTGGAGGGGGAGATGGGCGACGCGCATATGGGCCTGCAGGCCCGGCTGATGTCGCAGGCGCTCCGGAAGCTGACGGCGACCATCAGTAAATCACAAACCACGGTGATCTTTATCAACCAGATCCGGATGAAGATCGGCGTGATGTTCGGAAACCCCGAGACCACGACCGGCGGAAACGCGTTGAAATTCTACGCCTCGGTCCGGCTGGACATCCGGCGGATTGAAGCGATCAAAGAGGGGCAGGAAGTGACCGGCAGCCGTGCGCGCGTCAAGGTGGTGAAAAACAAAGTCGCGCCGCCGTTCAAACAGGCCGAGTTTGATATCATGTTTAATGAAGGCATCTCCAAGGTCGGCGAGATCCTGGATTTGGGGGCGGAAAAAGGCGTAGTCGAAAAAAGCGGGGCCTGGTATACTTACAAGGGAGAACGTATCGGCCAGGGCCGGGAACAGGCCCGGACCTTCCTGAAGGGAAACCCCGCCATGGCAAAGGAGATCGAGGAGCGAATCCGGGAGGCCGCCCTGGCGCTTCGAAAACCGGCCGCAACGGGAAAGACGGCGGCGCCGGTCAAGACGGCCCACCCCGCGCGTGGACAACAGCCGATCGCCTGA
- a CDS encoding regulatory protein RecX yields the protein MDEDLLRKALDSAYRYLARSPRTRAELERRLREKNYPEPVIRQVLQRLEAYRYIDDQAFARQWARDRFTRRRWGPSRLRMELERKGVAREWTEAAVRELFEEGAEETRATELVVQRLRGRGLRDPKEYRRLFAYLFRRGYSPDAIQSALRKMKESSE from the coding sequence GTGGATGAGGATCTTCTGAGAAAGGCGCTGGACTCCGCCTACCGCTACCTGGCCCGCAGCCCCCGAACCCGCGCCGAACTGGAACGCCGCTTACGGGAAAAGAATTATCCCGAGCCGGTGATCCGTCAAGTCCTTCAACGGCTCGAAGCCTACCGGTATATAGACGATCAAGCCTTCGCGAGACAATGGGCCCGCGACCGGTTTACCCGCCGCCGCTGGGGTCCGTCGCGTCTCCGAATGGAGTTGGAACGCAAAGGCGTCGCCCGGGAATGGACCGAAGCGGCCGTCCGGGAGCTGTTTGAAGAGGGGGCTGAGGAAACCCGGGCGACGGAGCTCGTCGTGCAACGTCTCCGAGGGCGCGGTCTTCGCGATCCGAAGGAGTACCGCCGGTTGTTCGCCTACCTTTTCCGGCGGGGCTATTCCCCGGACGCCATCCAGAGCGCGTTGCGAAAAATGAAAGAGAGTTCGGAATAG
- the thpR gene encoding RNA 2',3'-cyclic phosphodiesterase, which translates to MRVFVAFEFPSVIKEAAAAIQRELMKSDAPVAWVRTDGMHLTLKFLGEVPSARLPGIEDALRLASEGTGPMKIAVQDIGVFPNPKTPRVVWLGIRPEGDRLMRLQERIDRALAPLGFPREERGFRPHLTLGRVKSSRGLDGLMKAIAVRHRFSAGESLLDELYLIQSELRREGAVYTKLWSVAL; encoded by the coding sequence ATGCGCGTCTTTGTCGCTTTCGAGTTTCCTTCGGTCATCAAGGAAGCCGCGGCCGCGATCCAGCGGGAGTTGATGAAGTCGGACGCGCCCGTCGCTTGGGTCCGAACGGACGGGATGCATCTGACCTTGAAGTTTTTGGGAGAGGTGCCGTCCGCGCGTCTGCCCGGCATCGAGGACGCCTTAAGGCTCGCTTCGGAGGGGACGGGGCCGATGAAGATCGCGGTGCAAGATATCGGCGTCTTTCCGAACCCGAAAACTCCCCGCGTTGTCTGGCTGGGCATCCGGCCGGAGGGCGACCGGCTCATGCGACTTCAGGAACGCATCGATCGTGCGCTGGCGCCGTTGGGATTTCCGCGGGAGGAGCGCGGGTTCCGGCCGCATCTTACCCTGGGCCGCGTCAAATCCTCACGCGGCCTGGACGGCTTGATGAAGGCCATCGCCGTCCGGCATCGTTTTTCCGCCGGAGAGAGCCTGTTGGATGAGCTTTATTTGATTCAAAGCGAGCTTCGGAGGGAAGGGGCGGTTTATACGAAGCTGTGGTCTGTGGCACTTTAA
- a CDS encoding DUF4242 domain-containing protein: MPRFLIERKVGKLTEAQIDAGLRQAMKVADELHVKWIRTYYAADEGKMYCEYEAPTIDLIYEHARRAQVPADVVRMVTELQPAMFR, translated from the coding sequence ATGCCCAGATTCCTGATCGAACGAAAAGTCGGAAAGCTGACCGAGGCCCAGATCGACGCCGGACTGCGTCAGGCGATGAAGGTCGCGGATGAGCTCCATGTCAAATGGATCCGGACCTATTACGCGGCGGACGAGGGGAAGATGTATTGCGAGTACGAGGCGCCCACGATCGATCTGATCTATGAGCACGCGCGCCGCGCCCAGGTCCCGGCCGACGTCGTCCGGATGGTGACCGAGCTCCAGCCGGCCATGTTTAGATAA
- a CDS encoding cytochrome b/b6 domain-containing protein, translated as MTDSTGAENGTTEDAGPEESTPSGTEAPTASPDVSTDRVAEPEASSPSALELPPVRWIYRHALPVRLAHWINVLCLPILVMSGLQIFNAHPALYWGERSDRDRPILALDTDYSEAAGLRGITRVFGHSFDTTGWLGASKDASGQLHRRGFPAWATIPSFQWLAMGRRWHFFFAWVFVLNGVFFGLYAFLSRHFDRDLFPLPRDLRGIGKAVVDHLLFRHTAGEAAARYNVLQKIAYTSAVFVLGPLILLTGMTMSPGLDAAFPGLLTLFGGRQSARTVHFIACFSFIGFVAVHLFMVAVTGLWNNLRSMVVGRYRIAEVGGGLHDQKPN; from the coding sequence ATGACGGATTCGACGGGCGCGGAGAACGGAACGACTGAGGACGCGGGGCCGGAGGAATCGACTCCATCCGGGACCGAAGCGCCGACCGCTTCACCGGACGTTTCAACTGATCGGGTCGCCGAGCCGGAAGCGTCTTCCCCCTCCGCCCTCGAACTTCCCCCCGTTCGCTGGATTTACCGCCACGCGCTGCCCGTGCGCCTCGCCCACTGGATCAACGTCCTCTGCCTTCCGATTCTGGTGATGAGCGGTCTTCAGATCTTCAACGCCCATCCGGCCCTGTACTGGGGCGAGCGCTCGGATCGGGACCGTCCGATTCTCGCGCTGGACACCGACTATTCGGAAGCGGCGGGACTCCGCGGGATCACCCGCGTCTTCGGTCATTCCTTCGACACGACCGGATGGCTGGGGGCCTCCAAGGATGCAAGCGGACAACTTCATCGCCGCGGCTTTCCGGCCTGGGCCACGATTCCCAGCTTCCAGTGGCTGGCCATGGGGCGGCGATGGCATTTCTTTTTTGCCTGGGTCTTCGTCCTGAACGGAGTTTTTTTCGGTCTTTACGCCTTTTTGAGCAGGCATTTCGACCGGGACCTCTTCCCGCTTCCGCGGGACCTTCGCGGCATCGGGAAGGCCGTGGTCGATCATCTTCTCTTCCGCCACACTGCGGGAGAGGCGGCGGCCCGCTACAATGTCCTGCAAAAAATCGCCTACACGAGTGCGGTGTTCGTGCTGGGGCCGCTGATCCTCCTGACCGGAATGACGATGTCGCCGGGACTGGACGCCGCGTTTCCCGGCCTTCTCACCCTTTTCGGCGGCCGGCAGTCGGCGAGGACGGTCCATTTCATCGCCTGCTTTTCGTTCATCGGCTTCGTTGCGGTCCATCTTTTCATGGTGGCCGTGACCGGGCTTTGGAACAATCTTCGCTCCATGGTGGTCGGACGCTATCGTATTGCGGAAGTCGGAGGCGGGCTTCATGATCAAAAACCGAATTGA